Part of the Microbacterium immunditiarum genome is shown below.
CCGTGCCCGCACGCGTCTCGTCGTGACCGCCGTCGACGACGACGATCTGGGTCCGAGCCCGCTCTTCTCGTTCCTGCCCCCGCCGTCCGACGACGGGGGCGCGCGCGACGAGCATCCGCTCACCCTCCGCGGTCTGGTCGCCCTGCACCGGCGCACGCTCACGACGTCGCGCGACGCAGCCGCGCGAGTGGCGGCGGCCGACCAGCTCGTGCTGCTCGCCGAGGCGGGAGTCCCGGGCGCGCGGCCCGACGAGTGGTACGGCGTCGCGCCGCCGACCTCCACCGCGCCGGTCCACGACCTGCAGCGCGCGCCTGTGCGCGTGTCACCGTCGCGTCTCGAGGGTTTCGAGAAGTGCGGGCTCGACTGGGTCATCCGCACGCTCGGCGGCGACACGCGGTCGTTCTCCGCGGGGCTCGGCACGATCCTGCACGCGGCCATGGAGCGCGGCGGCGGCCTCGACGAGCTGCGCGCCGTCGTCGACGAGCGGTGGGGCGAGCTCGACTTCGAGGCGCCGTGGCTCGAACGCCAGGAGCGCACGTGGGCCGACACGCTCGTGCGACGCCTCGACGCGTACCTGCGTCGCTTCGAGAGCGAGGGCGGCGAGCCGATCGGCGCCGAGACGCGGTTCCGCCTCGAGATAGACGCGCCGGAAGACCCGGATGCCGCGCCCCGCGTGCGCCCGTACATCGAGCGCGACCCGGCGACGGAGTCCCTGCTCGACGCCTCGGCCGAGACCGCCGAGCTCCCGGTCGCCACCGCCGTGCTCAGCGGCTCGATCGACCGCGTGGAGCTGTACCCGCCCGACCGGGGCGAGGCCGTGCCGCTCGGATCCGCCGCGCGCAGGGTGGTCGTCGTCGACCTCAAGACGGGTCGCTCGGAAGACCGTGTGAGCGATGCGAAGGTCGTCGAGGACGCGCAGCTCGCCGCGTATCAGCTCGCGATCGACTCGGGGCTCGTGGAATTCCCGCCCGACGCCGAGAACGCCGGCGCGCGCCTGCTCGTGCTCTCGCGCAAGCTGAAGGACACGCACTACCGCATCGCGCACCAGAAGGCCCTGACGCCCGAGACGCGCGGCCAGTTCCTGCGGCGCGTCATCGCCGACGCGCAGGGCATGGCGGCCGCATCGTTCATCGCCAACGTCGACCAGCACTGCACGACCGATCGCTTCGGAGTCTGCCGGCTGCACACCGTGAAGGCGGTGAGCTCGGCGTGACGTCCATCGCGACCGAGGCCGCCGCCGTGCGCTGGGACGGCCCGCTCGAGCTCTCCGCGCCGGTTGTGGCGGCCGCGCTCGGGCTTCCCGAGCCGACGCCCGACCAGCGTCGCGTCATCGAGGCGCCGCCCGCCCCGGCTCTTGTGATCGCGGGCGCCGGCAGCGGCAAGACCGAGACGATGGCAGGGCGCGTCGTGTGGCTCGTCGCGAACGGCCATGTCCGCCGCGACGAGGTGCTCGGCCTCACATTCACGCGCAAGGCGGCGGGCGAGCTTGCCGAGCGCATCGAGGCGCGTCTCGCCCGCATCGACGAGTACGGCCGGCGTGGCCTCATCCCGCATCTGCCGCGGCTCGCGGCATCCGGCGAGCTCGCCGCGATGTGGGAGCGCATCACGATCCTGCCGGAGCGGCACCGCCGCACGGCGCTCGCGGCGGCGCTCGACCGGCTGTGCGTGCAGCTGGGGACGGGGTGGGATCCGGATGCCGGGACCGCGCGTCCTGCCGAAGACATGCTCCTGCGCCCGCGCGTATCGACCTACAACGCGTTCGCCGACGCGATCGTGCGCGAGCACAGCGCGCGGATCGGACGCGACGCCGACGCCGCGCTCCTCAGCCAGTCCGGCGCATGGCTCATGGCCCGTCGAGTGGTCGTCGCGTCGGCCGACGAGCGTCTGTCCGAGCGGGAGGACCGCTTCGGCACCGTCGTCGACGCCGTCCAGCGCCTCGCGGGCGAGGTGCTCGACAACCGCGCCGACCTCGATCGGGTCTCCGAGTTCGCGCGGCGGGTCGAGGCATCCGTCGCTCCCCATATCAAGCCCGACCTCGCGTCGCCCGGTGACATCGAGAAGCTGCACAACGCGATGGGCGGTCTCCCCGTGCTGGCGGGGCTTGTGCGCGACTACGCCGCCGCGAAGGTGGCGCAGGGGTCGCTCGACTTCGCCGATCAGGTCGCGGGTGCGCTCGACATCGTGACGCGCGCGCCCGAGGTCGCGCACGAGCTGCGCGAGCAGTTCCGCGTCGTGCTGCTGGACGAGTATCAGGACACGTCGGTCATCCAGACCGAGCTGCTGTCGGCGATCTTCCGCGACACCCCCGTGATGGCGGTCGGCGACCCGCACCAGTCGATCTACGGATGGCGCGGCGCGAGCGCCGACAACCTCGGGGCTTTCGCGCGAGCGTTCGCCTGCGAGACGCGGTGCGCGACGTTCCAGCTCATGGTGAGTTGGCGAAACGACCGGCGCATCCTCGACGCGGCGAACGCGCTCATCGCGCACGCGGCGCCGATCGGCATCCCGGTCGCGGAGCTGAGCGCACGACCGGGGGCGGGACCCGGGGTGGTCGAGCACCGGTTCACGTCGACGATCGAGCAGGAGGCCGACGAGGTCGCGTCGTGGTTCACGCTCGTCCGGGACGAGCACGAGCGCGACAACCCCACGGGGCGTCCGCACGCGGGGGCGATCCTCTTCCGCGCGAAGCGCCACATGTCGACGTTCGCGGACGCGCTCGCGAGGCGGGGAATCCCGCACCGCATTCTCGGCCTCGGCGGTCTGCTCTCGACGCCGGAGGTGGTCGATGTCGTCGCGACGCTGCGCGTCCTGAGCGACCCGACTCAGGGCTCGTCTCTCATCCGCCTGCTCGTGGGCCCGCGATTCGGCGTGGGGGTGGCCGACATGGCGGCGCTCCACGACCTCGCGGTCACGCTGTCGCAGCGTGACGAGACGCTCACGCGCCATGACGACGAGCTCCTCGCGCGCCTTCGCGGCTCGGTCGGCGCCGACGAGCAGGCGTCGATCGTCGATGCCGTCGACTTCGTGCGGTCGGTCTCACCCGAGCACGGACTGCTCTCGCGGTTCACGGCGGAGGGCGTCAGCCGCATCCGCGACGCCGGCGCGATGTTCCAGCGGCTGCGTTCGGCCGTGGGCCAGCCGATCCCGGAGCTCATCCGCGCGATCGAGCTCGAGCTCGGGCTCGACGTCGAGCTCGCCGCGAACGAGACGCGCGGTCCCGCGCGCCTCGCATCCGCTCAGCTGCGGTCGTTCGTCGACGAGGTGCGGTCGTTCCTCGCCGCGGACGAGCGGGGCTCGATCTCGAGCCTGCTCGCGTGGCTCGACCACGCTGAGGAGACGGACGAGCTCATGCCGCGTCCCGAGCCGCCCGAGCCGGGTGTCGTGCAGCTGTTGACGATCCACGGCTCGAAGGGCCTCGAGTGGGACGCCGTCGCCGTCGTGCGGCTCGTCAAGGACGAGCTGCCGAAGCGGCCGCAGTCGACGCTCGGCTGGCTCGGCTTCGGCGTGCTGCCGTATCCGTTCCGCGGCGACCGCGGCGCGCTGCCGGTGTTCGACTGGGATCCGGATGCTCCGGGTGACCGCAAAGCGCTGCAGGGGGCCGTCACCGGCTTCAAGACGGGCGTCAAGGCGCACCTCGAGCACGAGGAGCGCCGCCTCGCGTACGTCG
Proteins encoded:
- a CDS encoding ATP-dependent helicase, whose product is MTSIATEAAAVRWDGPLELSAPVVAAALGLPEPTPDQRRVIEAPPAPALVIAGAGSGKTETMAGRVVWLVANGHVRRDEVLGLTFTRKAAGELAERIEARLARIDEYGRRGLIPHLPRLAASGELAAMWERITILPERHRRTALAAALDRLCVQLGTGWDPDAGTARPAEDMLLRPRVSTYNAFADAIVREHSARIGRDADAALLSQSGAWLMARRVVVASADERLSEREDRFGTVVDAVQRLAGEVLDNRADLDRVSEFARRVEASVAPHIKPDLASPGDIEKLHNAMGGLPVLAGLVRDYAAAKVAQGSLDFADQVAGALDIVTRAPEVAHELREQFRVVLLDEYQDTSVIQTELLSAIFRDTPVMAVGDPHQSIYGWRGASADNLGAFARAFACETRCATFQLMVSWRNDRRILDAANALIAHAAPIGIPVAELSARPGAGPGVVEHRFTSTIEQEADEVASWFTLVRDEHERDNPTGRPHAGAILFRAKRHMSTFADALARRGIPHRILGLGGLLSTPEVVDVVATLRVLSDPTQGSSLIRLLVGPRFGVGVADMAALHDLAVTLSQRDETLTRHDDELLARLRGSVGADEQASIVDAVDFVRSVSPEHGLLSRFTAEGVSRIRDAGAMFQRLRSAVGQPIPELIRAIELELGLDVELAANETRGPARLASAQLRSFVDEVRSFLAADERGSISSLLAWLDHAEETDELMPRPEPPEPGVVQLLTIHGSKGLEWDAVAVVRLVKDELPKRPQSTLGWLGFGVLPYPFRGDRGALPVFDWDPDAPGDRKALQGAVTGFKTGVKAHLEHEERRLAYVAVTRARTRLLLTGSQWGGQKDSRQPSTYLEEIVSALGLDPIELGDPTENPYANRAGATLEWPLDPLGERRTVVLDAAALVRDREAGATRAVPEPELERLLRERAARERRPWADAPPRVAASRFKEFVEDYGRTVDAIARPLPERPYRQTRLGTLFHAWVEQRSELVGPGPSIDDGLWELDGDDAPETEASREDAAELERLQQIFERSEWADLRPIEVETEIDILLAGADGLGRVVCKLDAVYRRPDRGGRIEIVDWKTGKPPRTAAEKDERMLQLALYRLAYHKRHGVPLEDIDVALYYVSDDLVIRSDRVYSEAELVQRWNAAREARSASAASAASTSSGAPERTGGSSAASA